A portion of the uncultured Draconibacterium sp. genome contains these proteins:
- a CDS encoding DUF6565 domain-containing protein: MKYSKYLIVCCLIWLVACSTPTSKEDYLNRFERFVDRVENNHEKYGKKDWEWADAKFEKYNSKWYLEYSEDFTLEDQLKIKGLIIKYHALKNKESVGDMLRNLFKDDVNRIGEKVEKYIDEDFDEDLDKIIDGATEIGDSAVKVMEDAVRILDESF; the protein is encoded by the coding sequence ATGAAGTATAGCAAGTACCTAATTGTGTGTTGTTTGATTTGGTTGGTTGCATGTTCAACGCCAACATCAAAAGAAGATTACCTCAACAGGTTTGAACGTTTTGTAGACCGGGTTGAAAACAACCATGAAAAATATGGGAAAAAAGACTGGGAGTGGGCCGATGCTAAGTTCGAAAAATATAACTCGAAGTGGTACCTTGAATATAGTGAGGACTTTACGCTGGAAGACCAGCTAAAAATTAAGGGACTGATCATAAAATATCATGCCTTGAAAAACAAAGAAAGCGTTGGTGATATGCTTCGCAATTTGTTTAAAGATGATGTAAACAGAATTGGCGAAAAAGTGGAAAAATATATTGATGAGGATTTCGATGAAGATTTGGATAAAATAATTGACGGAGCCACAGAAATAGGAGATTCAGCCGTAAAAGTGATGGAAGATGCAGTTCGTATCCTGGATGAATCTTTCTAA
- a CDS encoding phosphoribosyltransferase, which produces MVPLSFKEITERLRIIEFPKIDVVIGIGTGGVPAATMVAYHLDAELLVMTLNYRDEENNPRYTEPKVLEKANWDLEGKRILLVDDVSVSGKTMQAALSQLKGLHVKTCAMKGTADYVLFPEIKDCVKWPWKP; this is translated from the coding sequence ATGGTACCACTTTCATTTAAAGAAATAACAGAACGACTTAGAATAATAGAGTTTCCAAAAATTGATGTGGTAATTGGTATCGGAACGGGTGGTGTGCCCGCTGCAACAATGGTGGCCTATCATCTTGATGCCGAACTTTTGGTGATGACACTGAATTACCGCGATGAAGAAAATAATCCGCGATATACCGAACCCAAAGTACTGGAAAAAGCCAATTGGGATTTGGAGGGAAAACGTATTTTGCTGGTCGACGATGTTTCGGTATCGGGAAAAACCATGCAAGCGGCGCTAAGCCAGTTGAAAGGTTTACACGTAAAAACATGCGCAATGAAAGGAACAGCTGATTATGTATTGTTTCCCGAAATTAAAGACTGCGTAAAATGGCCGTGGAAACCCTGA
- a CDS encoding HAMP domain-containing sensor histidine kinase yields MKLNKYTYLALAIGILVVAAILENGLLRRNPETKLIQDFQTQLLANEEKLQEKLLEIKTVLEDDELDEDISEFFGREQTLIRETGFGAMVFKDSELFFWSDRGIAFYNRLEDLPKTSGLTKLPNGYYLVDTMNVGEYTAVVYHLIKRNYTYENKYLQNNFYKNYKLPNDYIIRTKQYKHGYDIVNLKGDYLFTLLPYGNYLCTTTQLYFPGAIYFIGLIILLFYFRKEFVESDATFFLKLVSLGVALFVVYWIHLIFQVPKVFFHLKFFSPDYFAINDWLPSLGDFFLLAIFFLFWIYNFAIDVNISELHKNSGLPRKGIIALLLLFNASLYLLVDYFIKELIYNSTVSFALNKIIDISPQSILGIFAVSLLLLGVVFFTIRINERTLRYYKPFQLVLLTLVISLFYAGVQYLAVQNVSIYALLLFILCVILSSLISRHYLQTFTLSYLIIYVAVVSVYSLVVINRTISKKDKEQQKLLAVTLVAERDPAAEVFMTEIQYQLAKDAAIPSLLNQNRDDEAIDYIRQSYFNTYFRKYLLNIYVCRTNDVLIIQPDDREVSCRPFMDDQIKAQGLQIPGTNFYFMDNMNGRISYTGRWDYPLVDGGNGVTVYIDLDSDLLFEGIGFPELLIDKSMARSDIYRKFNYAKYYAGELTDKYGDYNYNYNGHVYLKSDDEFSFLRQDKYEHLVYHTSEQNYVVVSRELLTPIDYLISFPYLFVFYFLTLLVVLIIINQSIREKRVFFDLKFKIQAAIISIVFISLMVVAGVTLFYNVKEYRQKHQDDLNEKMKSISEEIDMRLTDKHEITPELEDWLREELAKLSNIFRTDINIYGTDGRLIASSRFEIFERGLVSSRINARANYEVYQNYSINYFQPENIGNLSYLSAYRPIINNYGDYLGVINLPYFIRQDNYSQEISTFIVAFINLYVLLFLASIIAAVFIANQITRPLVVIQENLQKMQLGKRNEPIQYNRKDEIGSLVREYNKKVDELAVSADLLARSERESAWREMAKQIAHEIKNPLTPMKLNIQYLQRAKGKNEEYNEFVERVTSTLIEQIDNLSNIATEFSNFAKIPTARNQVFCLAEQLKKSIDLYETHSEIDIRFDSNGYENLEVNADREQLSRAIINLIRNSIQAIPEERNGEIRIKLDRRQHMAVISVKDNGAGIDEELRDKLFSPSFTTKTSGMGLGLSIVKNIVENFAGKIWFETEMGKGTTFYLEIPVYKQTENK; encoded by the coding sequence GTGAAACTAAATAAATATACCTACCTCGCTTTAGCTATAGGAATTTTGGTAGTGGCGGCTATTTTAGAAAATGGCTTGCTGCGACGAAATCCGGAAACAAAGCTGATTCAGGACTTTCAAACACAGTTGCTTGCTAACGAAGAAAAGCTGCAGGAAAAGCTGCTGGAAATAAAAACTGTGCTTGAAGATGACGAATTGGATGAGGATATAAGCGAATTTTTTGGCCGCGAACAAACACTTATTCGCGAAACCGGATTTGGGGCAATGGTTTTTAAAGACAGCGAGCTATTTTTTTGGTCGGACAGGGGAATAGCTTTTTACAATCGTTTAGAGGATTTGCCTAAAACCAGTGGTCTAACAAAGCTGCCAAACGGCTATTATCTTGTAGATACAATGAATGTAGGCGAATATACGGCAGTGGTATATCACCTGATTAAGCGTAATTATACCTACGAAAACAAATATCTTCAGAACAATTTCTATAAAAATTATAAGCTCCCGAACGATTATATTATCCGAACAAAACAATACAAACACGGCTATGATATTGTAAACCTGAAAGGCGATTACCTGTTTACTCTTTTGCCCTACGGAAATTATTTGTGCACAACCACCCAGCTTTATTTTCCGGGAGCCATTTACTTTATCGGGCTTATAATTTTGTTGTTTTATTTCAGAAAAGAGTTTGTTGAAAGCGATGCCACGTTTTTTCTAAAACTTGTTTCGCTTGGTGTAGCGCTGTTTGTTGTGTACTGGATTCACCTTATTTTTCAGGTTCCCAAAGTATTCTTCCATCTGAAATTTTTTAGCCCTGATTATTTTGCCATAAACGACTGGCTTCCATCGTTGGGCGACTTTTTCCTTTTGGCCATATTTTTCCTTTTCTGGATATACAATTTTGCAATCGATGTCAACATTTCGGAGTTGCACAAAAACTCGGGTTTACCCCGAAAAGGAATTATTGCATTACTCCTGCTTTTCAACGCCAGCCTGTATTTACTTGTAGATTATTTTATAAAAGAGTTGATTTATAACTCAACAGTTTCGTTTGCGTTGAATAAGATTATTGATATTTCGCCGCAAAGTATACTGGGAATTTTTGCAGTGAGTTTATTGTTGTTGGGAGTTGTGTTTTTCACCATCAGAATTAATGAACGAACTCTGAGGTATTACAAGCCATTTCAACTTGTTTTGTTAACACTGGTGATAAGTCTTTTTTATGCCGGAGTTCAATACCTCGCTGTTCAAAATGTATCTATTTACGCATTGCTTCTTTTTATTTTATGCGTAATTCTTTCGTCGCTTATCAGCCGGCATTACCTGCAAACTTTTACTTTAAGTTACCTTATTATTTATGTAGCGGTAGTATCGGTATACTCCTTGGTTGTTATAAACCGCACCATCAGCAAAAAAGATAAAGAACAACAGAAATTACTTGCTGTAACATTGGTTGCTGAACGTGATCCGGCAGCCGAAGTTTTTATGACCGAAATACAGTACCAACTCGCGAAAGATGCGGCCATCCCAAGTTTGTTAAACCAAAACCGCGATGATGAGGCTATTGACTATATCCGGCAATCGTATTTTAATACCTATTTCAGAAAATATTTATTAAACATTTATGTGTGTCGCACAAATGATGTTTTAATTATTCAGCCTGATGACCGCGAAGTTTCGTGCCGTCCGTTTATGGATGACCAGATAAAAGCACAGGGGTTACAAATACCGGGTACCAATTTTTATTTTATGGATAACATGAACGGGCGAATCTCGTACACCGGGCGCTGGGATTATCCTTTGGTTGACGGAGGGAATGGCGTAACAGTTTATATCGATTTGGATTCGGATTTACTGTTCGAAGGAATTGGCTTTCCCGAGTTGCTGATCGATAAATCGATGGCCCGATCGGATATTTACCGCAAGTTTAATTATGCAAAATATTATGCGGGAGAGCTGACCGATAAATACGGCGATTATAATTACAACTACAACGGACATGTTTACTTAAAGTCGGATGATGAGTTTTCGTTCCTTCGCCAGGATAAATACGAGCACCTGGTTTACCATACCAGCGAGCAGAATTATGTAGTTGTTTCGCGGGAGTTGCTAACGCCAATCGACTACCTGATTTCTTTCCCCTATTTGTTTGTGTTTTATTTTCTTACGCTACTTGTAGTTCTGATAATTATCAATCAGTCGATCAGGGAGAAAAGGGTATTTTTCGATCTGAAGTTTAAGATTCAGGCGGCTATTATTTCTATTGTTTTTATATCGCTTATGGTTGTTGCCGGCGTTACGCTTTTCTACAATGTAAAAGAATACCGGCAAAAACACCAGGACGATTTGAATGAAAAAATGAAATCGATCTCGGAAGAAATTGATATGCGTTTAACGGATAAACACGAGATTACACCGGAATTGGAAGATTGGTTGCGCGAAGAACTGGCTAAACTTTCGAATATTTTCAGAACCGATATTAATATTTACGGAACCGACGGGCGACTGATTGCCTCTTCGCGTTTCGAAATTTTTGAGCGCGGACTGGTGTCGTCGCGCATTAATGCCCGCGCCAACTACGAAGTTTATCAAAATTATTCCATTAATTATTTCCAGCCCGAGAACATTGGAAACCTATCGTACCTTTCGGCTTACCGGCCAATTATAAATAATTACGGCGATTATCTGGGGGTTATTAATTTGCCTTATTTTATCCGGCAAGACAATTACAGCCAGGAGATTTCAACCTTTATTGTTGCTTTCATCAACTTGTATGTGTTGCTGTTTTTGGCCAGTATTATTGCAGCAGTATTTATCGCCAATCAAATTACACGGCCGCTTGTTGTTATTCAGGAGAATCTGCAAAAAATGCAGTTGGGTAAACGTAACGAGCCCATTCAGTATAACCGAAAAGACGAAATTGGTAGTTTGGTGCGGGAATACAATAAAAAGGTTGATGAACTTGCAGTAAGTGCTGATTTGCTGGCACGCTCAGAAAGAGAATCAGCATGGCGCGAAATGGCCAAACAAATTGCACATGAGATTAAAAATCCGTTAACGCCAATGAAGTTGAACATTCAGTATTTGCAGCGTGCCAAAGGCAAAAACGAAGAATACAACGAGTTTGTTGAACGCGTAACATCAACACTTATCGAGCAGATTGACAATTTATCGAACATAGCAACAGAATTCTCGAATTTTGCTAAAATACCAACGGCACGCAACCAGGTTTTTTGTTTGGCCGAGCAGCTGAAAAAGTCCATCGATTTGTATGAGACTCACAGTGAAATTGATATTCGATTTGATTCAAACGGTTACGAAAACCTTGAAGTGAATGCTGACAGAGAGCAGTTGTCGAGGGCAATTATTAACCTGATTCGAAACTCCATTCAGGCCATTCCTGAGGAACGGAATGGAGAGATAAGAATTAAACTCGACAGGCGCCAGCACATGGCGGTAATTTCGGTAAAAGACAACGGAGCCGGTATTGATGAGGAGTTGCGCGATAAGTTGTTTAGTCCAAGTTTTACCACCAAAACCAGCGGAATGGGACTTGGCCTGTCGATTGTAAAAAATATTGTTGAAAATTTTGCCGGGAAAATCTGGTTTGAGACAGAGATGGGAAAAGGCACAACTTTTTACCTTGAAATTCCGGTATACAAACAAACTGAAAACAAATAA
- the rlmH gene encoding 23S rRNA (pseudouridine(1915)-N(3))-methyltransferase RlmH, producing MKITLLVVGKTDAAYLRDGMNEYLKRLKHYIGFDMEVIPDIKKGKNTSPEIQKNKEGEIILSKLAPGKELHLFDEKGKMYSSVEFAGFLEKKMISGPKELVLVVGGPYGFSDEVYKRASSKISLSRLTFSHQMVRLLCVEQIYRAMTILKGEPYHHE from the coding sequence ATGAAAATAACATTACTGGTTGTTGGTAAAACCGATGCAGCGTATTTACGCGATGGAATGAACGAATATTTAAAGCGATTAAAACATTACATTGGCTTTGATATGGAAGTAATTCCTGACATTAAAAAAGGGAAAAATACCAGCCCGGAAATTCAAAAAAATAAGGAAGGCGAAATCATTCTTTCAAAACTGGCGCCGGGCAAAGAGTTGCATTTGTTTGATGAAAAGGGAAAAATGTACTCGTCGGTTGAGTTTGCAGGTTTTCTGGAAAAGAAAATGATAAGTGGCCCCAAAGAGCTGGTATTAGTGGTTGGCGGCCCTTACGGTTTTTCGGATGAGGTATATAAACGAGCCAGTTCAAAAATTTCACTCTCGCGATTAACATTTTCGCATCAAATGGTGCGATTGTTGTGTGTAGAACAGATTTACAGAGCAATGACAATTTTAAAAGGCGAACCGTATCATCATGAATAA
- a CDS encoding DUF4783 domain-containing protein, with protein MMKKFKNIISVILVFCSFIAVAATAPQDKKIPNEIKIGLETGNAKVLSSYFNQNVELVVLDNDNVYSKAQAQQIVANFFSKFPPVEENAFSVIHDSGKENAQYVIGKLKTEKGEFRVYFLLKQNSEKKYIHQLRIEQQ; from the coding sequence ATGATGAAAAAATTTAAAAATATAATTTCAGTTATCCTGGTATTTTGCAGTTTCATTGCCGTTGCTGCTACTGCCCCTCAGGATAAAAAAATTCCGAACGAAATTAAGATTGGTTTGGAAACCGGAAATGCCAAAGTACTTTCTTCTTACTTTAACCAAAACGTAGAGTTGGTGGTACTTGACAACGACAATGTTTACAGCAAAGCTCAGGCCCAACAAATAGTAGCCAATTTTTTTAGCAAATTTCCACCGGTAGAAGAAAATGCTTTTAGCGTTATTCACGACAGTGGAAAAGAAAATGCCCAATATGTTATCGGGAAATTGAAAACAGAGAAAGGAGAATTCAGGGTTTACTTTTTGTTGAAACAAAACAGTGAAAAAAAATACATTCACCAACTGAGAATTGAACAACAATAA
- a CDS encoding YihY/virulence factor BrkB family protein — translation MATEKITFKQLKKLGERAVEHAKSISLPLFDGVPLYDVLLFFWRSIVDGSITTRASGIAFSFFIALFPGIIFLFTLIPLSGFQNELFVIIHELVPASIWPTIEETITEIIMRPRGDLLSLNFVMALIFATNGFVSMMSAFDATVHNINRRKWWSQYLAAALMLVVFTAALTVAIALLTGGQMLINYLDRIDIIQEKFLVYLLIVGKWIITITIFFFAFSFLYYMAPAKKTKWRFISAGGTLATVLSIIGFAAMSYYLNNFSQYNKLYGSIGTLLAILFLMYVMSLILLIGFELNASIYQAHTFQKDEDERMIYKI, via the coding sequence ATGGCAACGGAAAAAATCACTTTTAAGCAATTAAAAAAGCTGGGCGAAAGAGCCGTTGAACACGCCAAAAGTATTTCGCTTCCTCTTTTTGATGGCGTACCTTTGTACGATGTTTTGTTGTTTTTCTGGAGAAGTATAGTCGACGGATCGATAACAACAAGGGCATCAGGCATTGCTTTCTCCTTTTTTATCGCCTTGTTTCCGGGTATAATTTTTCTCTTCACACTTATTCCGCTCAGCGGTTTTCAAAATGAACTTTTTGTAATCATCCACGAGTTGGTTCCGGCAAGCATTTGGCCAACAATTGAAGAAACCATTACCGAGATTATTATGCGGCCGCGAGGCGATTTACTTTCGCTAAACTTTGTGATGGCACTAATTTTTGCCACCAACGGTTTTGTTTCGATGATGAGTGCTTTTGATGCCACCGTGCACAATATTAACCGCCGCAAATGGTGGAGCCAATATTTGGCAGCGGCTCTGATGTTAGTTGTTTTTACTGCAGCTCTTACTGTGGCCATTGCCTTATTAACAGGCGGGCAAATGCTAATTAATTATCTCGACCGTATTGATATTATTCAGGAAAAATTCTTGGTATACCTGCTAATTGTTGGCAAATGGATCATTACCATTACTATATTCTTTTTCGCTTTCTCTTTTCTGTATTATATGGCGCCGGCGAAAAAAACAAAGTGGCGGTTTATCTCTGCCGGAGGAACATTGGCAACAGTACTAAGTATTATTGGTTTTGCAGCCATGTCGTATTACCTGAATAACTTTAGCCAGTACAACAAACTCTATGGTTCAATCGGAACACTACTGGCCATACTTTTCCTGATGTATGTAATGTCGTTGATTCTCCTTATCGGATTTGAGCTGAATGCCAGTATTTACCAGGCACACACCTTTCAGAAAGATGAAGATGAAAGAATGATTTATAAAATCTGA
- a CDS encoding rhomboid family intramembrane serine protease — protein MDIAGDIKRTFKEGSVLTRLIYINIGFFLLLKIIGVFFYLGGESFPAYQWLSVPSVVDVLAQRPWTPITYMFLHQGFIHLLFNMLGLYWFGQLFLYHFEGDKLLGVYVMGGLWGAFLYIIAYNFIPVFSSVNALLLGASASIFAILVAVAFYDPNREIHLFFIGRFPLKYVAAFYVLLSVIGISSTNPGGNIAHLGGAFWGWFYIYQLRKGKDMGAGLVGLINKIGEFFEGLFKHKSKMKVTYRKPPRDDHEYNRQKHKQQDEINRILDKIAKSGYDSLTKQEKELLFKQGKK, from the coding sequence GTGGATATTGCAGGCGACATAAAACGAACATTTAAAGAAGGATCGGTTCTAACCCGACTCATTTATATAAATATTGGTTTTTTTCTTTTGCTGAAAATCATTGGAGTATTCTTTTACCTCGGCGGAGAAAGTTTCCCGGCATATCAATGGTTGTCAGTTCCTTCGGTTGTTGATGTTTTAGCACAGCGCCCCTGGACCCCGATAACTTACATGTTTTTGCACCAGGGATTTATTCATCTCTTGTTTAATATGCTTGGCCTGTATTGGTTTGGTCAGTTGTTTCTTTATCATTTTGAGGGAGACAAACTATTGGGCGTTTATGTTATGGGCGGTCTCTGGGGGGCGTTTTTATACATAATTGCTTACAATTTTATTCCGGTATTCAGTTCTGTTAATGCCTTGTTACTGGGGGCTTCGGCATCTATTTTTGCCATTTTGGTAGCCGTTGCATTTTACGATCCCAACCGCGAGATTCACCTGTTTTTTATTGGTCGTTTCCCCTTGAAATACGTGGCTGCTTTTTACGTTTTATTATCGGTAATTGGTATTTCATCAACCAATCCTGGTGGTAATATTGCGCATTTAGGTGGTGCTTTTTGGGGGTGGTTTTACATTTATCAATTGCGAAAAGGAAAAGATATGGGAGCAGGACTGGTTGGTTTGATAAATAAAATTGGCGAGTTTTTTGAAGGACTTTTCAAGCATAAAAGTAAAATGAAAGTTACATATCGGAAACCTCCGCGCGACGATCATGAATACAACCGTCAGAAACATAAGCAGCAAGACGAGATTAATCGAATTCTGGATAAAATTGCAAAATCAGGTTACGATAGTTTAACCAAACAAGAAAAGGAGTTGCTTTTTAAACAAGGCAAGAAGTGA
- a CDS encoding rhomboid family intramembrane serine protease: MHSTPGFGHIFFNMFALFMFGRVLEGVWGPKRFLTFYLVTGIGAALIQLLVTYIEYKVAVANVAPDQLAYFKEIAAQGKYIPGTVSEKITTFMNTPTVGASGAVFGILLGFGMLFPNTELMLLFPPIPIKAKYFVIGYGALELFFGVSGIQGSVAHFAHLGGMLFGYFMIKYWNKHSNRFY; this comes from the coding sequence ATGCACAGTACGCCGGGATTTGGGCATATTTTCTTTAATATGTTTGCCTTGTTCATGTTTGGGCGTGTGCTGGAAGGCGTTTGGGGGCCAAAACGTTTTCTTACCTTTTATTTGGTTACAGGAATTGGTGCCGCGCTTATACAACTGCTGGTTACCTATATTGAGTATAAAGTGGCAGTTGCGAATGTTGCACCCGATCAGCTGGCCTATTTTAAAGAAATTGCGGCTCAGGGGAAATATATCCCCGGTACGGTTTCAGAAAAGATTACAACATTTATGAATACGCCAACCGTTGGTGCTTCGGGCGCGGTATTCGGCATTTTGTTAGGTTTCGGAATGTTGTTCCCAAATACCGAGCTGATGTTGCTTTTTCCGCCTATCCCAATTAAAGCCAAGTATTTTGTAATTGGTTACGGTGCCTTGGAATTGTTTTTTGGCGTATCGGGAATTCAGGGAAGTGTAGCGCATTTTGCGCACCTGGGTGGAATGTTATTTGGGTATTTTATGATTAAATACTGGAACAAACATTCCAACCGTTTTTATTAA
- the mutL gene encoding DNA mismatch repair endonuclease MutL, whose translation MSDIIQLLPDAVANQIAAGEVIQRPASVVKELVENALDAGATEITINIKDAGKTLIQISDNGSGMSPTDARMAFERHATSKIRSANDLFAIRTMGFRGEALASIAAIADVELRTKKADDEVGTFIHIIGSEVKTQEPAGCNNGTNFMIKNLFFNVPARRKFLKANSTELKHIIWEIQRVALPNPDIKLSLIHNGSTVYDLPVANHRKRLVDVFGKSLNQSLINVDEDTSIVKVFGYIGQPKYARKTLGEQFFFVNGRFMRHPYFHKAITQAYEQLLPPDTYPSYFLFLELDPEAIDINVHPTKTEIKFENERDIWPIIHASIRESLGKHNVVPSIDFDQSGSIDIPVPKKDGEGVRFPEIQINPDYNPFNNEKDFAERGYSPFENASAGQGRSSSPDSGREKKNLENWEDLYEGAQLKLKPEPEYRHSSIQADDLYANAHGQFSGKKVLQLKQRYVLTPVKSGLMVIDQKRAHERILYEKFMEVLKSDSVASQQQLFPQTVELNPADSALLKSILEDLLSLGFDIREFGKDTFIINGTPGVLDISSPELILEKLLEEYKTSPVDARSKAKEQIAASLAKASAMDYGTDLKQEEVDHLIDNLFACATPNFSPDGKKVLTIISTDDIEKSFSK comes from the coding sequence TTGAGCGATATTATTCAGTTATTACCCGATGCAGTAGCCAATCAGATTGCTGCCGGAGAAGTTATTCAGCGACCGGCATCGGTTGTGAAAGAGCTGGTGGAAAATGCTCTTGATGCGGGCGCAACTGAAATTACCATCAATATAAAAGACGCAGGAAAGACCCTTATTCAGATTTCGGACAATGGAAGCGGAATGTCGCCAACCGACGCACGGATGGCTTTTGAGCGCCATGCTACTTCAAAAATTCGGTCGGCCAACGATTTGTTTGCCATTCGCACCATGGGTTTCCGTGGCGAAGCACTGGCATCGATTGCCGCCATTGCTGATGTTGAACTACGCACCAAAAAAGCCGATGATGAGGTGGGCACTTTTATTCATATTATCGGTTCCGAAGTTAAAACTCAGGAGCCGGCAGGTTGCAATAACGGCACCAATTTTATGATTAAGAACCTGTTTTTTAATGTGCCGGCACGTCGCAAATTTTTAAAAGCAAACTCTACCGAATTAAAACATATTATTTGGGAAATTCAGCGGGTAGCATTACCTAATCCCGACATTAAACTGTCGTTGATTCACAATGGTTCAACGGTTTACGATCTGCCGGTTGCCAACCACCGTAAACGATTGGTTGACGTGTTTGGAAAGAGCTTGAATCAGAGTCTGATAAATGTGGATGAAGATACCAGTATCGTAAAGGTGTTTGGTTACATTGGTCAGCCAAAATATGCGCGTAAAACTTTAGGCGAACAGTTCTTTTTTGTAAACGGTCGTTTCATGCGTCATCCGTATTTTCATAAGGCGATTACGCAGGCTTACGAGCAGTTGTTGCCGCCCGATACTTATCCTTCATATTTTCTGTTTTTGGAGCTCGACCCGGAAGCGATCGATATAAATGTGCATCCTACAAAAACCGAGATAAAATTTGAGAATGAGAGGGATATCTGGCCAATTATTCATGCATCAATACGCGAATCGTTAGGTAAACACAACGTGGTACCATCCATCGATTTCGACCAAAGTGGAAGCATTGATATTCCCGTTCCGAAAAAAGACGGAGAAGGAGTTCGTTTCCCGGAGATACAGATCAATCCCGATTACAATCCGTTTAACAACGAAAAGGATTTTGCCGAACGAGGATATTCGCCGTTTGAGAACGCTTCTGCCGGACAAGGACGAAGTAGTTCGCCCGATTCAGGCCGTGAAAAGAAGAACCTTGAGAACTGGGAAGATTTGTACGAGGGAGCACAGTTGAAATTAAAGCCCGAGCCGGAATACCGTCACAGTTCAATTCAAGCTGATGATTTGTATGCCAACGCGCACGGGCAGTTCAGCGGTAAAAAAGTTTTGCAGCTGAAACAACGATATGTGTTAACACCGGTAAAATCGGGTTTAATGGTTATCGACCAAAAGCGGGCACACGAGCGTATTTTGTACGAGAAATTTATGGAGGTACTGAAATCGGATTCCGTAGCCAGCCAGCAGCAGTTATTCCCGCAAACCGTAGAACTTAATCCTGCCGATTCGGCTTTACTGAAATCGATTTTGGAAGATTTGTTGTCGTTGGGATTTGATATTCGCGAATTTGGAAAAGATACTTTTATTATAAACGGCACGCCGGGAGTTTTGGATATTTCGTCGCCCGAATTGATTCTTGAAAAATTGCTTGAAGAATATAAAACATCGCCGGTTGATGCACGATCGAAAGCGAAGGAACAAATAGCGGCGTCGCTGGCAAAAGCATCGGCCATGGATTATGGCACCGATCTGAAACAGGAAGAGGTGGACCATCTGATCGACAATTTATTTGCCTGCGCTACTCCAAACTTTTCGCCCGACGGGAAAAAGGTGTTGACCATAATTTCGACAGATGATATCGAAAAAAGTTTTTCAAAGTGA